The genomic stretch TCTTAAGATGCGGAAAGTGGCTTTTAAACGCCATCACAATTTGCGGAAAAAAGTAAGAGCCCATCATACTCGGTGCACCAAGGCGCACTTCACCTTTGACTAACCCTTTCAGCTCGTCGATAGCCAGTTGTGCATCTTCGATTTGCTGTAAAATCCGCGTCGCATGCTCCAGCAGTACCTGACCTTCATGGGTCAGCGTCACTTTACGCTCATCGCGCTTAAACAGAACCACACCAAGTTGCTGCTCGAACTTCTTGATTGAGATACTCAGGGCCGGCTGAGCGATATGCAGCGCCTGAGCAGCATGAGTAAAACTTTCATTGCGCGCCACGGTGACAAAATGACGCAGGTGCCGGGTTTCCATCACTGACGTTCTCCATATATAAAATATATTACAACCATATTTTTAATATATTTTATTAATTCGCGTCACACTGGTAGTTTGATCACATTGCCGTAACCGCCTTATCCGAGTTGTCAACATGATCGAATTGCACAGTCCACAGTATCGTAAAGTCACTTTCGCCCTCGCCTTCGGCTCGTTTCTGGTCTTTTGTAATTTGTATCTTTTCCAGCCGATGTTGCCCTACATGGCCAAACACTTTGCGGTCTCTGAAACCCAGATCAACTGGGTATTCGCCGCCGCAACACTCGCGCTTTCCGTCAGCCTGGTGCCTTGGGCGATCAGCTCCGAAGCGATTGGGCGACGCCGCGTTATGTTGCTTGGTCTGTTCGCTATGCCGGCTATTGGCGCCCTGATGCTGATCAGCAGCGAATTCTGGGTACTGGTTCTGGCACGCGCATTAATGGGCGTCGCGCTAGCTGCATTCGCCTCAGTTGCCGTCGCCTATATGGTCGAAGAGCTGTCTCCACAAGCATTCAGTAAAGCGATTGGCGGTTATATTGCGGCGAACTCCCTTGGTGGTATCAGCGGCCGTATCGTCGGCGGGCTACTCACCGATGCCATGGGCTGGCAGCAAGCCGTGATGGCCATGTCCGCCTTTACTCTGGCCGGTGCCGTCATCGTACTCTTCTGTCTGCCGGTACAAGCACACTTTAAGCCCCAGCGCGGAATGTTCTTTCATCACAACCGTGCGCTGGTCAAACACCTTTCCAACCGCACAATATGGCTGGCGATGCTGATTGGCGGCACCAACTTCGCTTTGTTTGTTAACCTCTATTCGGTGATGGGTTTTCGTCTGGTCGCTGAACCTTACAACATGCCGATCGGTCTGGCTTCGCTGATCTTCCTGTGTTACCTGGCCGGGACACTGAGTTCAAAACTGACTGCCAACTGGAGCAGGCGTTATGCGCCGATTCCGGGCATGGTGCTGGGCGCTCTGCTCAGTATGTCCGGTATGCTGATTGCGATGATTGAATCTATTCCGTTTATGATGCTGGGGCTGATGCTGATCAGTTTCGGCGCGTTCTTTACTCACACACTGGCGTACGCCTGGGTCAGCCAGAAAGCGACCGAAGCCAAGGCCACCGCGACAGCCCTGTACCTGGTGCACTATTACGTCGGCGGTAGTATCGGCGGATTCTTCCTGCTCTATTGCTGGCAGCATGGCGGTTGGGAGATGGTAACCAGCGGTGGTATGGCACTGTATGCGATGCTGTTTACTTTGTGCTGGCGCCTGAGCCTGCGCCAGAAAAAGATCGTTAACAACAGCGCAACTGCAGTACTGAACTCATCACACCAGAATTAAGCTTAGTGCTCGCGCGCAACCGCTATCCAAGCGACAAATTATGTTATTCTTGGCGCCAATTTTATTCGCAACACTATTTCTACCGATAAAGGCGACAAAATAACATGAGCTCAACCATCAACAATCAAGCCATTACTGCCAGCGTTAACCAATGGTTAGACGACGTAGTCATTGGCCTGAACCTGTGCCCTTTTGCCGCAAAGCCCCAACGCAATAAGCAGATCAAAATCCAGGTCAGCAACGCAACCCGCGAAGAAGATCTGCTGCAGGATATCTTGGATCAACTGCTGGAACTCGACAGCAAGCAGCCCGACGAACTGGAAACCACCCTGGTAGTGGTGCCGGACATGCTGCATGATTTCACCGATTACAACTTCTTCATCGACTGGGTGGAAGCACTGATCCGCCAGGAAAACTGGGAAGGTGTCTACCAGGTCGCCACTTTTCATCCGGATTACTGCTTTGCCGGCAGCGAACCGGAAGATGCCGAAAACCTGACTAACCGCGCCCCTTACCCGATCTTTCACCTGATCCGCGAAGAGAGCATGGAAAAGGTGCTCAAGCACTATCCGAACCCGGAAGCGATCCCCGACATCAATATCGAGCGGGTCTCCAACCTGAGTGAAGCCGAACGTAAAGCGCTGTTTCCTTATCTGTTTGGTTAATTCCGTTATCCGATGAGCTAACCGCCGATATCCGTAGCGGTTAAATGATGCTATACCCAAACAATCTGGAGTTGTAGCCAGCACCGCTGCAGCTTCGAGTAAGAAGGGGATATTTCTTGCTGTTACGGCAGGACAGGAACCAATTCTTAATGGGATTTAGCCGTTGAAAATGCTACTCTTACGCCATCATTCTTAGTGAGAGAATAAAATGAGCAAATTAACGACAGATATTCAAGCTAACCTTGAGCTGTTCATCAAAGAGTCCAAAGAGAACAACCTGGTTTGGGGTCTGCGCAATGAAGAAGGCTGGTTGTCTTGTGAGTCGACAGAATTTGAAGAAAGCGAAGTCATGCCTTTCTGGTCTTCAAAAGAAGATGCAGAGCTGCATAACGTTGAAGAGTGGGCCGATTTTGAAGTGCTGGAAATCCCGCTTGATATCTTCGTTGAAGACTGGCTGATCACGCTGGATGAAGACGGTGTACTGGTTGGTATCAACTGGAACGCGACACTGGAAGGCAAAGAGCTTGAACCAGTAGAACTTGCCAAGCTGTATCTGTAATTGCTTTTAATTAAGGCGCCTGATGTGGCGCCTTAATTGTTTCTGCCACTCTCTGCCTTTACACCCTGTATCGGCCGACAAATCTCCAATCAGTCTACATCCTTTATCGTGCCAATAGATGCGGGTCGCAACCTCTGTTACCATTAGTGTTTTGATTTTGACTAACCGGACTGACAGCATGCATTTATCTAAGCTGACGCAAGAGATTTTTGATCACCTTTACCGCGATATCACTGAGTTTCGCAGCACTTTTGACCTGCCGGTTGCTGCACCAGCCAGCCTGGACGATAAAGCAGATACGCTGCACACATCTCTGGCGATTGAAGAACTGACCGAGCTTGCTGAAGCCGACAACAAAACTGAACAGGCTGATGCGATTGTCGACAGCGTGTATGTCCTGATGGGCCGCCTGGTGCACCTCGGCGACGCCAAAGTCACTGACAACCTGGCAATCAGCTATCTGATTGACCTGTTGCTCAACGTTGCCGTTAACCGTGGTATCGACTTCGTTCCGTGCTGGGATGAAGTACATAGCTCGAACATGAGTAAAGTGTGCCGTAACGAGCAGGAATACGCGGAAACTGAAGCTTTCTACGCTGAGCAAGGTATCAAGTTAATGGCAGTACAAAAAGGCGATTACATTATCGCGAAATGTGCTGAGGACTTCGTTGCTGAGGGCAAAACCATTCGTCAGGGCAAAGTACTGAAATCCGTGTATTACCGCCCAGCCGATCTGGCCAAGCTGACTCAATAGTATGAGTCCGGCTTAGCAGCCTGAGTCAATGGGCCGGCAGTCATGGCAAAAAGCCAGAGCGATGCGAATCACTCTGGCTTTTTAGTATTATTTCTCGCAGATCACGTTACGCTGGAGCACTACATTCTGAGCGGCTAAGTATTCCTGTTGCAGATTTTGTTGCTGTTTACGCTTAATCTCATCCCATGAACCACCCGCTTCGAGCGTCGCCATACGCTGTTGGTATTTGTCACAGGCCCGTTGAATCACAGATTCTACGCTGACACCCGCCTCTTTTTGCAGAGCTAAGATCGCGTTTAGATAATCCCACAGCACATCACCTAATTCATCTTCCAGATAACAAAGACGATGTTTAGGGATCTCCTCACTGACCTCATCCACTTCACTTTTTAACGCCGCTAAATAGGTTTCAGGCCCGGTGTACCAGGGATTATTTTCATCAAACCCGGCTTTGCGTCTGGCGATATCCAATAATCGTTCAAAATCCTGCATGTCATATCCTTCGCAATGGGTGACCCTAAGGAAAAGCTCAACGCTGTGCTGGCTCAATATGACGGACTTTGGCCGCAAATGCTCTCAGTTCCTGCTCCGAATACGGCGTATGTACCCGTTCGCTTGATGGCGGCCGTTGGGTAAGGCTGACTCCGGTACGCCATTCATTGTGCGGACGAATCGGACGAGCCACAAAGCCACCACCGCAATTAGGGCAGACGTTATCAAGAATCTGTTTAACGCACGAAGCGCAAAATGTACATTCAAAGCTGCAGATCATGGCCTGAGTGGAGTCAGGCTCCAGATCTATATCGCAACACTCACAGTTTGGCTTTATTTGTAGCATGGTTGAGTTCCCTCTCCAATGATGATTTTTCCGCATAGTTAACTTATGCTTTTTCAACTGATAAAAACAATACGCAGAGAAAAATAAATCAGAAAAATATCGTCTTCACCTCACACAACAAAGAAACCAGAAAATAGTCGGAAGACAGGTAAAAAAAGGCCACCTTGGGAGCAAGGTGGCTAAGGAGACTATAAAAAGCCTAACAAGAACGAGAATGTATCGATCTTACTAATGCCATAACTGTGCCAACTTTTAAAAATAACATAACTACTTGTTTTTAATGAAAATAATGGATTGTGCTATTTTTAGCGTTCTGACTCTAAAGGAGTAGCTGAACCAGAGTTGTGCTCAGTGCACCAAATTAGTCGAAGATCAGGTAAGGTTTACCTTCCAGCTCAACCCGCTTAATTGAGGTTTCAAACACTTGGGCCAGATTTTCCGCACTCAGTACCTCATCTGCGCGGCCAAAGCGATGGACAACGCCCTGATTCAGCAACAGCACTTTATCGGCATGACGCAGTGAACGGTTAAGATCATGATTCGCCATAATCACCGTGATACCCTGCTCTGCCATTTGCTCAATCAGGGCATACAGCAAACCTTCCTGAGCAATATCGAGCGGAGCAGCTGGCTCATCAAGAATCATCAGCTTGGCATACGGGTTGAGTGGCAGCCAGACTTGCAGACAGCTGCCGGCTAAACGCACACGCTGCCATTCTCCTCCGGACAGATGATGAATGGAACGATGCAACTTATCCGCAATTTTCAGCATGGCGGTGATGGTTTTAATCGCTTGATTAACCTCTTCTTCCATCCCGGTCGCGCTGGCTGGTAATGACAATGCCAGATACTGGAACACGTCCAGGTTAAAGGCAGGCTTTTCACTTTGTGACAGATAAGCACGATGCAGGGCTAAATCTGCCAAACTGGCACCCCGAACATCCATCTCACCCACCCGAATGTCGCCATCACTGTCGAGTACGCCGGCCAGAGCCGCCAGCAGTGTACTTTTACCGCTGCCATTCGGGCCCACAACGTGCAGCACTTCGCCCGCCTGGCAATCAAACGAGAGAGGTAATAAACGTGAGTCTACATTGAGGCTTTTAATCTGAATCATGGCGTCGCAATTCCGGACAGTTCAAATAACAGGAGCTAGTGGTGATTTTTAATCAACATCCAGATAAAGATAGGTGCACCGAGTGACGTGGTCACTACCCCGAGTGGCAGTTCAGCAGAATTGAGTGCCAGACGTGCGATGGTATCGGCAAACACCAGCAGCAAAGCGCCACTTATCGCTGAAAGCGGTAACAACATACGGTTTTCAGTACCTAGCGCCAGACGCAGCAGATGCGGTACCACCAGGCCAACAAAACCAATCACTCCGCCCAGGGCGACCGCCGCACCCACCAGAACAGAGACGGCCAGGATCAATTGCCAGCGCAAACGAGCGACATCAACACCTAACTGCTTGGCGTGGGTTTCTCCCAGCATCAGCTTATCGAGTGTTTTCCCCTGCAGCATCAGCCAGATGATGACTGGCACCGCGACCAGAGACAAAGTATGCTGATACCAGCTTGCCCCGCCGATACTGCCCATCAGCCAGTACATCAACTGACGTAAGCTGAGATCATCGCTAAAGTAAAACGCCCAGGTCACCACCGCACCGGATAAGATGCCCAGCGCCACCCCGACTAACAGTAACCGAGTTGTGGTGAGACGCATCGCTTTCGCTATTGAGACCAGCAGCAGAGTAAACAGCAAAGAGCCAATCACAGCCGAGATCATGAAAAGCTCCGGGCTGGCAGACTCTGGAAAGAAGAACAGCACCACAACCATAGCCACGCTGGCGCCGCCGGAAATGCCAATCACGCCCGGTTCGGCCAGTACATTGCCGAGCAGCACCTGTAAAGTCGCGCCGGACACGGCCAGCGCAGCACCAATGACGATAGCGGCGAACAGACGCGGCAGACGCAAATCCAGCAATAATTTCTGCTCCAACGGGCTCATGGGTTCGAAGGGTGAGACAAACAGTTCTCCGACCATCACATAGGACAGACTGGCCACCAGCAACAGGAGCAGCATGACCACCGCGGCGCGCTGCCAACGGCGCTGTTTATGTTGTATTAGCTGACTAAAATCCATGAAACTCGGGCGATAAATAAGAATGGCCTAACATTAACGTTAAGCCACTCAAATAGAAAGAACTAACTTTGCTTGCAACCGACGCACCGCCGCATTAAGCGCGAGGCTGGTTACGCTTTAATCGTATACCAGTTGATCGTCTTCGTAACGAACATCAACTTTACACACCATCAAAGCGGCACGTTGACCAATCGCGACCCGGCGGTTGGGGAACACAATGGCTTCCCCTTCATTTTTCGCCATTAAAGGTTTATCACCATCATGACCGAACACTTCACCATGGACGAACGAAGTAAAGTTTTCGACTGCATCATCGAAACGGAAATCGAAATCGTCATGCAGACGCACAATGGTGCGACTGACCCGATACATGACTGCTTTTTTCGGTAAATGCTCGGAAGGTTCGCGCGAAATCAGGTCACGGGTTGCCAAATCAAAAGCAACCAGACGCTTCAAATCGTTCTCACCGATCCGGGCCACCTGGCCCAGTTCCAACGTCAGTGCCTGGGCACCAAATGTCTCAGCGCTATACCAGCTGAATGTCGCCGACGGGGCATTGGACAGCATCACCGCTTCAACATGAGCACTTTCAACAAAATCCATCAGGGCACGGCTGCGCACTGCATGGCGGGCGCGAGGGCTGACCGCAAACGAATAGTGTTTGGAACCACGGATCGCGCAGTGCAAATCAAGGTGCCAGCGCTGATCCATCGGCGTATCGGCAAAAAACTCATGCAGTAAGATTTTAAGCTGATCAGCAATCACCAGCTCAGTGCTGGTTTCTCGCGGCTTGTCATCGAAAAGGCGGTTAAGGTTCTCTTCGATAAAACGGGTGTGCTGATTGGTAGCTTGCGGATGCGCGATAATCAGCAATAGACGCTCGTTGACCGGCTGGAAACCGCTCATGATATCTTCAACCAGCTTATCAATGAGTTCCATCGGCGCGGTTTCATCGCCATGGATACCGGTAGAAATCACAATGTGTCGGGTTTCGTGGTCAAGCCGGGCCGGTATCACTTCGAGAATACCGCGCTCATGGAGCTTAAGTGTCACCCCGCCGCCAGTTTGCATTTCTGCTGCACTGACCGCCTGGTCGAGATCTAAACTGTCAAAAAGAAAAGATTGGCGAAATAGAGACTTCGTCATGCGCTACTCCTTTATTGCACAGCGGTATGTTAAAGAATTGTGCAGCCAAATTATGTTGGTACGATCCCACTTATGGAGACCTGTTGGCCGGGTTCAGTCAAAAACAGCGACTCTTTAAATGCCCACACCGAATCATCAGATAAAAACAACGGGGTGACGAATTGCTGGTTAGCGCGAATTCTATCACTAACTGCTTCAGATACTCTATATTGAATTAGTTCAATACGTTATCTTTTCATTCACTATGAATTACTCACCACTAACCGGCGGGGCCGAGAGCTCACTGCCAATACACTTCACGCTAACCACTGGTGGCTGAGCAGGATAGATATCCAGCCGGGTCAGCGTTTGATTACCAATCGCCAGTGAAGCGAACCAGGCCGGGTTACGCCAGTCCACCTTGAGAATATGCGCCAGTAACAGCCGGATCGTTCCGCCATGGGCGATAATCAGGCTGTTATCCTGCAAAGAAGGCAACCAACGCTGCCAGGCTGCCGTGACTCTTTGATAGCAAGCCTGTAATGTTTCGGCCTGTGGCAGAGGATTATCGGCAGGTGAACGCCAGAACGCTT from Vibrio ostreae encodes the following:
- a CDS encoding MazG nucleotide pyrophosphohydrolase domain-containing protein; this encodes MQDFERLLDIARRKAGFDENNPWYTGPETYLAALKSEVDEVSEEIPKHRLCYLEDELGDVLWDYLNAILALQKEAGVSVESVIQRACDKYQQRMATLEAGGSWDEIKRKQQQNLQQEYLAAQNVVLQRNVICEK
- the btuC gene encoding vitamin B12 ABC transporter permease BtuC, with the protein product MDFSQLIQHKQRRWQRAAVVMLLLLLVASLSYVMVGELFVSPFEPMSPLEQKLLLDLRLPRLFAAIVIGAALAVSGATLQVLLGNVLAEPGVIGISGGASVAMVVVLFFFPESASPELFMISAVIGSLLFTLLLVSIAKAMRLTTTRLLLVGVALGILSGAVVTWAFYFSDDLSLRQLMYWLMGSIGGASWYQHTLSLVAVPVIIWLMLQGKTLDKLMLGETHAKQLGVDVARLRWQLILAVSVLVGAAVALGGVIGFVGLVVPHLLRLALGTENRMLLPLSAISGALLLVFADTIARLALNSAELPLGVVTTSLGAPIFIWMLIKNHH
- a CDS encoding histidine phosphatase family protein yields the protein MIRVSLLRHAKTQGPAALNGRTDVLVAPERQREVASQLQAYHFQQVISSPLSRCADLALLLQQHSPQLPVSLEADFQEMNFGLYDGRSFDDLAPYWTELEAFWRSPADNPLPQAETLQACYQRVTAAWQRWLPSLQDNSLIIAHGGTIRLLLAHILKVDWRNPAWFASLAIGNQTLTRLDIYPAQPPVVSVKCIGSELSAPPVSGE
- a CDS encoding DUF1272 domain-containing protein, which gives rise to MLQIKPNCECCDIDLEPDSTQAMICSFECTFCASCVKQILDNVCPNCGGGFVARPIRPHNEWRTGVSLTQRPPSSERVHTPYSEQELRAFAAKVRHIEPAQR
- a CDS encoding MFS transporter, whose protein sequence is MIELHSPQYRKVTFALAFGSFLVFCNLYLFQPMLPYMAKHFAVSETQINWVFAAATLALSVSLVPWAISSEAIGRRRVMLLGLFAMPAIGALMLISSEFWVLVLARALMGVALAAFASVAVAYMVEELSPQAFSKAIGGYIAANSLGGISGRIVGGLLTDAMGWQQAVMAMSAFTLAGAVIVLFCLPVQAHFKPQRGMFFHHNRALVKHLSNRTIWLAMLIGGTNFALFVNLYSVMGFRLVAEPYNMPIGLASLIFLCYLAGTLSSKLTANWSRRYAPIPGMVLGALLSMSGMLIAMIESIPFMMLGLMLISFGAFFTHTLAYAWVSQKATEAKATATALYLVHYYVGGSIGGFFLLYCWQHGGWEMVTSGGMALYAMLFTLCWRLSLRQKKIVNNSATAVLNSSHQN
- a CDS encoding nucleoside triphosphate pyrophosphohydrolase family protein; its protein translation is MHLSKLTQEIFDHLYRDITEFRSTFDLPVAAPASLDDKADTLHTSLAIEELTELAEADNKTEQADAIVDSVYVLMGRLVHLGDAKVTDNLAISYLIDLLLNVAVNRGIDFVPCWDEVHSSNMSKVCRNEQEYAETEAFYAEQGIKLMAVQKGDYIIAKCAEDFVAEGKTIRQGKVLKSVYYRPADLAKLTQ
- a CDS encoding succinylglutamate desuccinylase; translation: MTKSLFRQSFLFDSLDLDQAVSAAEMQTGGGVTLKLHERGILEVIPARLDHETRHIVISTGIHGDETAPMELIDKLVEDIMSGFQPVNERLLLIIAHPQATNQHTRFIEENLNRLFDDKPRETSTELVIADQLKILLHEFFADTPMDQRWHLDLHCAIRGSKHYSFAVSPRARHAVRSRALMDFVESAHVEAVMLSNAPSATFSWYSAETFGAQALTLELGQVARIGENDLKRLVAFDLATRDLISREPSEHLPKKAVMYRVSRTIVRLHDDFDFRFDDAVENFTSFVHGEVFGHDGDKPLMAKNEGEAIVFPNRRVAIGQRAALMVCKVDVRYEDDQLVYD
- a CDS encoding DUF1415 domain-containing protein; amino-acid sequence: MSSTINNQAITASVNQWLDDVVIGLNLCPFAAKPQRNKQIKIQVSNATREEDLLQDILDQLLELDSKQPDELETTLVVVPDMLHDFTDYNFFIDWVEALIRQENWEGVYQVATFHPDYCFAGSEPEDAENLTNRAPYPIFHLIREESMEKVLKHYPNPEAIPDINIERVSNLSEAERKALFPYLFG
- a CDS encoding DUF2750 domain-containing protein, whose protein sequence is MSKLTTDIQANLELFIKESKENNLVWGLRNEEGWLSCESTEFEESEVMPFWSSKEDAELHNVEEWADFEVLEIPLDIFVEDWLITLDEDGVLVGINWNATLEGKELEPVELAKLYL
- the btuD gene encoding vitamin B12 ABC transporter ATP-binding protein BtuD, giving the protein MIQIKSLNVDSRLLPLSFDCQAGEVLHVVGPNGSGKSTLLAALAGVLDSDGDIRVGEMDVRGASLADLALHRAYLSQSEKPAFNLDVFQYLALSLPASATGMEEEVNQAIKTITAMLKIADKLHRSIHHLSGGEWQRVRLAGSCLQVWLPLNPYAKLMILDEPAAPLDIAQEGLLYALIEQMAEQGITVIMANHDLNRSLRHADKVLLLNQGVVHRFGRADEVLSAENLAQVFETSIKRVELEGKPYLIFD